Sequence from the Panicum virgatum strain AP13 chromosome 5N, P.virgatum_v5, whole genome shotgun sequence genome:
CCCTCCCATGCAAATGCAATGCTAAGAATAAAAAACAAGTGAACAGTACCCTGAAGCTATAGCTGATCTTGCAGGCGACTTTAGCCTTGAAGTTGGGTTTGATTCCAGCAATGGACCAATGCTTCCAGTGAGCCTTTGCTGCATTACAAATTAACACAGAGCATTCTGCATTGAATGTACAACAAGTATTGAAGCAGCAGTTGAGACTGCAATTTAGAAAATTACCTTCAGTGAAGCCTCATCTGAAATGTCCCTCTGAGCAGTAATTTTCATTCTATCCTCATAGATCTTTGCAGATAAATCACTTGCAGCTGTAGCATTTTGTCGCACTTGTGGATCAGCAGCAGCCATACCATTCTGGACACTTGTGCTAAAATCAGTGTTTTCATTACGCTGTTGTTGCTTCTGCTGGCACCGTTGCAGCTGCAGGTGCTGCTGCTCTTGTGgatgctgttgctgttgttgcacATGCCTCTGTAACAAGCTTTGCTGTATCTCGACCTGCTGTTGTgattgttgctgctgctcccaTGCTTTAATCGACTGTATGGGCATAAATTTATGTGCCATCATATTAGGGAGAATAAGCATACAAGACAATGAAGCAGGCAAAATAAATCGCAGTTACTGCATAATCATCGCAGTAGATCTCTAGCAATGACACGTAGTTCCAGATAAATGACCAGCAGAAAACAAGCTAGTACAAGCTAGTAACCACATGGAGGCAACAGGACCGACAGGTACATGGGACCATGATTATTATTTTCCAATCAACTGCAAAGTAAATAAGAGCTCGCTCGGACCTATAGTTAGAATTGCAGATATCAACTATACATACCAACTGTGGAAATTGGTAACTACTTAGAAGAAAAAAACAGTTGAAAATCCTGGCAGTAAAAATTAAATAGTAGACACAGTAGATAAATGGTATACATATGCTCCAAAACTTATTAAACAAGCAAAATTCATGGCACTCACTTGACAGTTGGACAGTCGTTTCTACATTGCAATGTTGAAAAACCTTATGAAGAACGTGCAAGCAACCACACACATTATTGCCCAGGTAGATTAATTAATGTATTATCCCTTGTCTCAGAATCAAGGAATTACCTTGGGTTTTGCTACTTGAGTTAATATTGGAATGTAAGTCATCACTAGTAATGTAATGTTCACCATTTAAGTGTGTATGCAGGAGGAACACATGTGATGAACACAATTCAAACATTTAGATATTAGGTATAGTGTAAGATAATACTCTGTATCAAACTATCAATTAACCGACTAGTGTAGCATGAGGACGAGCAAGCCCGACAAGGACAAGTACTCCTCCCTCTGAAATTACAATGCCTAATTTGTTGAATTAGGAAGCCTTTGACCAGCAATTACTCTatcaatacaaaaaaaatttgacacaaaaattttgatactaaattcatatttaaaaatattaactTATGACTACAATTTTGTATTACATAAATGAAGTACTGATGGAGTCATGGTTGGTCTTGGTCAAAGCCTTGAGGGAATAATAATTAACATGCATGTGCTACAATAACCTCGAGTTACTATATCAAAAAACGAACCTCAAGGTAAGCAGCAGCAGAATCAGAATGCTTCTCATTCGTCCTTGCAATGAAGATGTCCCAGAAAACTGACCACCACTCGAAGAGAAAGCCCCCTGGGGCATCGATCGCTATGCAAAGTAAAAGAAGCGATGAAGGGATGGCAATTAAGTACAAGGAATTAAATTGTGTTTTCAAAATGCAAAAAGAATGTACTTGTTGTTCAATCATACACAACAGCAAGGCCTAGTGTTCACTTCGATATGCTCCCCTAAGACTATGTAGTAACTTTGTTTTCTTTCATGTGTTAGTGTTAGTCAAAAGATAAAGATGAATCTAAACTTAGTGCTTGGCTTCAAATTAAGGCTTCACAGAATCGAATTTCAGATCTTTATGCAAAAAGATAGGAGCTCGGAACCTAAAATAAAAACTTAACCTGCCGGGGGTATGACGGCCCCGGGCAGGAGCTCGGAACCTAAAATTGCGCCATCAATGGAAAAAATTACAATCGGATCACAGCACATGATATTGTAGCACTCACCAACAGGAGCTGAAGGCACATTACTTTCAGTTTGGAATGCCTTCGCCGTGTTCTGCAGGTTCCTCTTCAACAGGTAATCATAGATGTAGGAATCTAACCTGCTTCTCCAACAATGAGTGGTAAGAGATAGCTCGAAACTGAAGTTTCTAGTAGCCTATGCAAGAGACCAGACAAAAAGTAACCTGCAGGAATCGTCTTAAGAAATACTCGCGCGGTAGAGAAAACCCCATCGAACAAGAAGGACAAGAAAACCAAAACATTCCACGAGAAAGAAGATAAATTAAATGGTCACAGTAGCATTATAAGGCAATACCGAAAGAAACAAAGAACCAAGCAATGGGCACAAAACTCAAACATCGCCGTGTAAAGGTAAGGGCGAAAAAGAATCAAAAGAAGAGGGGGGAGCATAACTTTTGCAAAAAGAGGCAACGAAATGGAGTGGAAAAGCGGAAATTCATGGGAAAATTAACCAAATATCAAGCATCTGCACCCATCACTAATGCTACAAAGAGAGGCGAAGGGCGCGATTCATCATACAaatcagaaagaaagaaaaaggaacaaAACGATGAAGAAACCTAACTAGAAAAGAaaccatcaagaagaaaaagagagagaaggaaacAGTGGATTTCATGGACCATGGAGGGCAACCCAAAATACCAAAAAAGATTGAAGgagtgaaaaaaaaacagcgTGTTCACTGATCAAAGCCGTCCGATCATGCCCTCAAAGAAAAGCGTCCGATCATGGAGAATAGCTAGGGAACAGATTGAGCGTTGAAAGAAAACTTACATCTTGTCTGCCTCCCACACATTCTGCGGCATGgttctgctgcttgctccgcGCAGCCACACTATACACAAGAAATCAAGAACGGAACACCTCCTCAGCAACTGGATCAAAACGAAGTGCCAAGCACAGCGCAAAGAATAAGGAAAGATTTAACCAACCGCTTACATTCTGGTCCAAATCCAATATTGATGCCGCTTTGCAAAGCTAAGAATGCCGGAGAGGAAATCTTCGGTTACAGAGGAGGGCGGGTGCTGGTTTAACTAAGAAAACAAAAGAGGTGACTGGCCAGATGGTTCTGAGAAGAGGAGACTCGTCCACTGAGAAGTGAGGAGAAAGAGGAAACGAAAGGGCCAAAGGGGTGAACAGGTGAGGAGGAAGGGTTTTAAAGCTCAAATGAGGCCAGAAAACCCTCCAAAAGGCCAATGCTGATGTTACTCATTTACTGTTCGGTCCCAGTTTCTTTCCCTGAACCAGAGTTACCATTTTGCCCTGCCCCGTTTCCTCTTCTTTGATCCGCTGAGAATTAGCTGGCTCCATCAATGCCAAAAATCTATCCATCCATTGGTTGGACGTCCGCCTCCAGCCCTGCACGGGGAGGAGCGCGCCCTACAAGAGCGTTCCGGCGTCCTGCTACTGGAGTCCTGAACCCTCTGTTACGGCAGTGCACCACCTCCTTGCCGGCTCACCGACGGAGATGCAGCCACCCATCCAACCACCCATCGAACCAAGACGATGCCGTCTCGCACTCTTGCGGGGAGCCCCTGACCTGAACGGCTGCACCTTTCCGTGTGAGCTTCCTCGAGTCGAGGTCGAATAGAAGTGGTGCCGGGTCGAGCAGCCTCCAATCATCAGCGTAAAGGGAATAAGTGGGCAGGGGTAAAATGGGAACTTGAGCTGGATGAGAATCAGAGGATGCTCGGTGTCATGGCAATGGCATTTGCCAAAGTTAAACGGAAAATAAGTGAATTCAAAACCAGCGGTTAGTAGTATATTAATTAAGCCAAAACAGAGCGCGTCCATCATCGCTAGAGTAGCTGATCCGCTTGGATACctgcgccagcagcagcagacgaGCAATTGCTCTACGGAGTCACCCTCTGGCTTTGCCAACTTGACTCCTGTAGCTGTAGGGCTACCGCTCATCCAGTCAGGCCCGGATCCTCTTGGGGGTGATGAGGGATCTCGCGTTCTCGTTCTTTTGATCCCCTCCGGTGCGGTGGCGGCCCATGGCCATGGGCtctgtttgatttttttagcaTAAATTATTGTAGTAAATTTTAACTAATAACTAGAGGTATGATATGAAGGTAGTttgtaaaactaactccacaatttTTACGTTATTTCGTGAGACAAATCTAACGAGACTTTGATAGTATGACTAAAAAACATTATTATAGCATTACTATAgtcaattataaattaattgccGTCATTAAATTCATCGTGCAAAAATACACTCACAGTAAAAcgattttacaaatagattttatttaatactgaCCATAATCACGtcaacggcggcgcggcacctTGATTGCAACGAGGACGGAGGTTGTGCGTGTGAAACGGCGGGGGCGCGAGGGAAAGCAGTGGGAGGGGCCGGCCGAGTAAGGGTGGGAATGTAGAAGTGGTTATCTGAATTTTTTGcatccgtatccgtatccgcACATAATATAGGTATTCGTATCCGATTATAATGTGGTACTAAAGTGGATATATCTGAATTCGTTTTTCCTCATTTTTCTCTATCTGATTCCACATCCGTATTCGACAATATCCGCAACATCCGTATTCGAATAAGAATGAGCACCTAGAAAActattaaaaaattatatatatataactagtAACTAATGACTAGTTATATATTAATTTTAGTATTAATAATAATGTATATAGTGGAACTACTCCTATTTAAGAGTGATCATGAATAAATGACATGTGCTACTAGGTTTAATATTACTAATTATATATAAggattaattttaattaattgcAATTTAATTAACTATATTTTGATATGGATAATCATATTGATTTTAATTTACTTTGGTTTATCCACTTATtgataaaattataaatatattttattccaTTTATTCTTTATAACTATTGATATTCccattaaaatatttattcatttatattttatatctttatattattagctatttaaatatttatggaTAAATATGTTTTGATGAGATGTCTTTTTTTTAACTACAACGGTTATATACTTTAATCCTTATTGCATAATGACTTAGCGATACCTTCgaaatatatttataatgaataaaacaaacgaatataactatgttccAAATCAAGTAAGTATCCGAATCCGTATCCAAATTCGAGACATCCATTTTGCATCATATCCGACAATATTCGAATTCGTATGCATATCCGAATTAAAATATGGTAAAAAATGAATTCCAAATCTGATTCCATCCTTACCGCCGAGTGTGAACACATGGCGGCACCGGTGGCCGGATAGTCAACGGAAGCACAAGCAGCTAGCGGTCAGGGTCAGACTGCCACCCCCCACCCCGGGGTGCGTCAGATGTGGGGCCGAGACGGGACTGGTGGGGCGGGGCACACAAGTCTTGACCCGCCGCGTCCGGCTCCCCTCCGGTGCGGCCGTGCCCGTGGCGCGCGGGGGCAGTCCCGCCATTTGCTCGGCGCCGCGGCCAATGCCCTAGGACCCACCCAAGGTAGCGGGGGCAGGGGAGGAGTGGAGGACCgaggaccggaggagaggagggcagCAGCGTAGTACAAAAAAAATTTTAGCGACTGCGACACGGCGCGCAGCGCAGGCAGGCAGCTCCACCGCTGTCGCAGTCACAGGTCAAGCCCGTGTTCAGTTCCAaaaaccaaaattccaaaaatttttTCCGGCACCCGCatggagatttaaatctagacgaaaaaaaaacgcattgcgactgctgtctgtaaatggcgagacgaatctaatgaacctaacgAGACTGTAATcggacgctaaattgctacagtgatgctacagtaaacaacctctaatgacggattaattatgctcgttagattcgtctcgcgatttacagacgagttctgtaattatttttgtgattagtctatgtttagtacttcaaatgtagaaagatgtcttttcaaaatttttacaccgCGCAACCAAACGGGGCCCAAGTACTCTGTCCGCCGCGGCTCGCTAGCCTGTAGGCTGTAGGGTGTACGTAGCCACTAGCTAGTGGTGTGCTCCGTCGTCCCGTCGCCTCGCGTGCGCGGCGCTTGCGCGGCGCGTGCTTCCCCACCCCAATCTCTTGTGCTGCTCTGCTGTCTGCTccgctccaagcctccaaccaaGGCCCGCCAGCCGCACAGCCTCGCCGTCGCGTTGCATCGTTGGGTGAGATCCGGACCCAAAGCTCGCGGGCGCTGGTGGCCTAggccgaagcagcagcagcagggtcaacctgcttcggcccaaaaacttCAAGAACTGCTGGTGTTAGGCTTGACCCCGGGTTCGGATGACGGTAAGCACATAGCACAGTGCATGTTCATGTTGGTAAGCTAATGCAGTACTGCTACTGTACCCGTACGAGCTGCCGGTCGTCCAGGCGGCGAAGCAAAAGCTGCTCGCCCTTGGACGCTTGTATTGACTCCTCTGCTCGGCGGGACCCGCGCAGGAAACACTTCCCGCGGCAGCACATTTCTCCGGTGCAGAGGGGAAAAGAGCGTGGATTCATCAGAGAGAAGGTACCGTGTGCGCGCAGAGCCGGGCATTCACATTTGACAGTAACAAAACTGCAGACTTGTGCGGAGCTGCGGACCGTGGAGACGAGGCAGGATCTTTTGCCTGCACAGTGCCACGGCGCCACGATTGGGGGTCTCTGCGCTGCACGCCTGCACATCAGCGGTTCCGTGTTACTCGGGGCCTCGGGGGTGGACGGAGGACGGTACTTGAGAATTGAGATGCCGTCCGcggtgctcgccggcgttctCCCGTCCAGGTCGTCGTACCGGAGACGGTCGCTCTCCCTGCGATTGAGCTGGGTACGGGGAGGGGGAGCCCCTCCCTGCTCGCGTTTGCCTTTGCCCCAACTGAAGGGCCTCCGACCCACTGACACCGGCAGCACATCGCCGAGGACAGCAGCTATGGAGAGAAGCACGAGCTGTCCTGCATCACCATTCATCATCTTATCGGTATACAGGAACACGTGCCGGCCAATTTGCGTCCTGCTGCTCACACAACACGACGCAACGGATCAGCAAGCTGCTCGCAACGGCAACCATGGTGAAAATCGCGGACTTCACTTCTCTCTCATGTCCTGCTGCTACTTTTCTCTCTCTGCGATATGTGGGCTGCAACTTCACCAACCCACGAAGAGGATTTAACCCAACCCACCAGACGGGGTCCTGGGCCGTACGCTGTTAGTTAGTCTATTTGTTCTTGCATATAGCCCACTAGGCCTACGACCAGTCCATCAGGTGCGACGCCGGGCTCGGCCCCCAGGCTCTTCTGAGGAGATCCAGCTTTCGTTGCACTTTGGGTCTGGTCCGATTCGTTGGTAAGATGCCTGCAGCCTGCCTGCTTAGCTGATCGTTTTTTCGGTAAATTACCGTGACCAGTGGGGGACAAAGGATCCACATAGGGACTAGATCCACACATGCTGGCAAGTAGGTGATGGAACTCACAGGTTACATTACATGGGGGGGAATACATGGAAAACTTAGAGGTTACATGCCTAGTGTCAACAGGCATACAAGCGCCCCACAGCTTGGCTTCTGCTTTGCAGACGCCGAAAAAAAAACGACAGATTCAGCAGCATTTTTCCCACCAAGGGGTCACCCCCGAATTTCATTACTCATCGCAACGAAATTACAGAGTCTTACATAACTACCGGGATGCGGTTCAGAGTAGCAGAAAGGTAAACGACAAGACAGAGATAAGCCAGTCCAGGGCCAACGTCTGCACCCCAATAACAGAAAAAACCAACAGGGGAAGTCTACGATGAAACGAGCACAAGCGCTCAGAAAATGACCGGCAGTCTAGCGATCCGATATCCAGGAGAGCTTCAGGCGGATTGGAGGAGCTTGACTCCAGTGAGCCCTCCATCTTCTTGCGGATGGAAGCTCAACGCTGCATTCCTGAGGGCTGTCGCACCCTCCTCCAGTTGATCCCCGTCTTCATCCTTTTGCAAACCTGCCCAATATGAAAGAAACAAAGCAAATCGCTGCTAGACCCGGCATATGAAATTGTCCCCCCGCTGGGAGGTATTTTCTTATCCAGACCCAGAATTGCTCTAGAGACGTCGGTCTACAGCAAGCTGCCAAGACCAAGGCCAAGGCCACCAGGCTCCAAACATATTTGGCCATGGTACACTCACATAGTAAGTGAGAGATCGTTTCTGGTTCACAGCAAAAAGAACATCTCTCATCCCCCACCCATTTTCTTTTAATTAGGTTATCCTTTGTTAGAATTGCATTGTTGCAATTGACTTGAAGACTGGTTCCTGTGTTTCCGCAGTTGCCAGCAACAGAAAATCGTAACTACACGACGATGGCAGATGAGCCGCCGGCCGCGTCGTCGGCGTCGACGCAGCTCCCAATCTGTACAGCCACGTGcacggcgccgccaccaccaccgtcagCGGCTCACGTGCCACCGCATATTTCTCAAGTGCCCTTAAACAACACCACCTTCCGGGACATGGAAGCAACAGCATAGAGCATCCTTCTGGATTCATAATATGCAGTATGTGTGGGAATGGGCTCAATGGAATTCCTAAAGAATATAGCCCACTAGTACTTCTGGGCGCGACAGtcttgtgttggtctgtttggCTATGCAGAAATACGATGGTGTTCGATAACAAAAAaatcttcatttttgcaggttatctACTCAACTATGCACTGACTCCGTACATGAACTATCATTCAGAAGTATACTTTGCAGGACAAGCTTGTAGCGGCCTCTCATTTCTTGGCACAGGTGACCAAAGATTTTTTTGCCTGGGCACATAGGTGGCAGTCTAGTCTTAGGATTGACAGTCATTAGTGTGGAAGAATCTTTATCAAACTCTTTTTAGACTGTGTGTCGTTTAGACAGAGGTCGGGAAAATTTCAAGACAATGTATCAACTTGatgtattgtgcttgaaatcaataaaatttcccttttcaaaaaaaatccttcTGGATTCATAGTTGCTTGCTAATTGGGGCCATACCAATACCATCGAGCCAGGATTTCCCATCGATTTCTTTGTCCCCTTCTTGCTTGCTTCAGCACTCAGCAAGTCTTTCCTGCTTGGTTGACAGGATGGAACCATCTTCACCATGGACCCATGAGACAGCACCGATTTCCAGTATGGGAAGAACATATTTCTCACTTCTTTTATGGCCAATCCTTTCGGCGGATGCTTTATCAGAGCCTGCATAGATGAATCAATTAGTATCAAAATGCATCAAATATAATAGAAACGCTGACAGTTGGGAGACGCGACGAGTGTTCATGCTGCTGTTTGACCAACAAGGCGCCAATTGGAGGTTATGTATTATGTTCGCTTAAATATTTCTTTGATCGACTGAGTTGCTATGATGTTGCTTAGAAGAATAATATCACTAAAGTATCAATTAACAGCTATAAACTGGCACTAGAAGCTTCAGTGCCACTGTGGGAGACTAACAATGgcaaaaaataaaaggaaaaagaaagaaagaaaacataGGACTACTTGTGGAACTAGAACATTGCAGAACATAATCACCACTACTTGGAGGTTTACTGCAACTTCCGGTGGTCGCCTAGGTGTGAACTGTGAAGGCTGGACCAAAAATGTCTTAAAGAGGTGGGTTTTTACAATTTTCCCagaataaaatttatatttgaaaCAAGCTGAAAGCCTTTTATCCTCCAGCAACTAAAGTATtacaattttgaaaaaaaaaaatcacataacAACTGTCCATGAACTGATCCATTAGCAATTGACATGCAAAAAGGTGATATCATCAACTTAAATTTCATTAAATATCTCCTTACCATTCGCAATTTGGAAGATGACTTGTCAGTTTCATTAGTTTGCTCACAGTCCCCTATTTCAGCAATGAAATTGGTTAGGAATCAACTTATGAAATAATGGGAAGCATAGTTGATAGTTCGGAGGCCGGTTGCACCCTTTTGGTACTGCAAAGTTGAGAAGAGGTGCTTCCACCAAATCCGACAACTTTGCAATGGGTGGAAACATAACAATGTTGCACAACTAATATTCTTTTGTAATtttaatagtaaataatatcaaACAAAATTGTAGCATACCGCTCTCTGACCTTGACATATAGATCGGCACTGCCCCATATTGGTAGCTTCAAGACAACAAGGTAAGAATTTAGAAAAACAGAAACCACATCAGGTGTGCATAAAATATATGAATGAATATGTCGCGGGCTTtttggggtacccacagccgggtggcggaacgcacccgccttttcccgagggggagtactcggggaagagctaggctattaggccgatctagcttcggggcaagaacgcaaaacacacggatttagagtggttcgggccgccggagcgtaataccctacatccactgagGGGTGTATTGCactatgaatgagtctatcctctgcccccaAGTCTCCCTTTCGACTTGAGTCttcctctaacgggcgtctcccttttatagagcaaggaggacacgtacacaggcgtcggaccccgacaggtgggcccaacaaggatgtatattttactagacagtagtggtgctacagcgatggagaatctcttgccgaATACACTTCATCGTCCTGTAGACCCTCTGGCCGAGTGGGGTCTTCTCCTGtctcatcggcgaggcgcccgttgaggcagtgtaggttgcggcgtagactgttgggtctaccgtgtaGGCATTATGATACTCCATCGCCGAGTTGTCATGTCTAACtggtgtagcagactgacgtgcgtggtgtgagtggcgccagcggctgtacagtgtaccttggtaacgcgcggtcaacagtacagcctgccgaaagtctcctcgggctctgctgtggcagagcgctcttaacgcctcccgcattgaatgtggtaagtggccaagtcttcccgaggaagcttggcagccgcgcgcgcatctgcgtctgcggacacgtggcggctccggacccccccaggcggggtgtctgttccctccctgccgaggggtccggatagtatatggggtccgggaccccgtgggaggtccgggaccccgtgggaggtccggggcccccggctgttttgtcTGAATGcttccttctccgggacacgtggtgacaccggacccgaccCCGAGCGGAATGCGGGTCCGAGACCGTTgatccggtgagatggagtcggaacccaggggtccggttgctcagctcctttgggtgtagttacggataactatgaGTCTTGACACAGTAagaggggtaccctagtccagaggtaccgataGAATACAAGTGGTCCCAATTGATGCCAAACCATTCTAGGTTTCCAGTGTCGATGCCTTTTCCAGAATAAACGATGCCTTTACTTGTTAGAAGCGATGAAACATGCTCAACAATCTCCTCATGGGACACCTACATTTCACCAAAATGTTTGTTAAAACAAATAATTAAAAGATGTTCAAGGAAATATTCAGATGTGTATTCAGACATCTTCAGTTGAACTGTGGTGGTGATTGCAAACCACATAACCTTCAATAAGAAAATCTCTAAACACAAGTAGTAGTGCAGCTGAAAGTCAAGAATGGTGCTCTAAGCATTAAATAAATCTATGCGAACACTAAGCAGCCAAGGCTATCAAGTCAGTAAGTCAAATTGATTTGGCATGCTAACAACTCAATGGCTATTCAAAAATCCTGCATAACAGTGCTCGACATGGCATCCACTACTATCGCCTACGGTATGGCTACATTAAATGTAATCATACATGGAAAGAGTGAAAGATCACTGTTTCAAGAGAGCTCATTATACATGTGCAAAGAGTGAAAGATGTTCTTAACCAACTTTCAGTGGTCCTGACCCTGAGCAGATTAATTACGTTGCTATGATTTACATTCTAACTTTTTATAGCAATACGCCAATACCCGCCCACCCCCCAAAAAACGCTCAAATTATACATTAGCCATTGGGTCTGTTTGAACCACAAGAAGAGATTCCTATGTACtccatccgtttcaaattataattcgtttgatttttttgactCCGAGTTTGAccgctcgtcttattcaaacaAATTGtacaaacatagtcaaatttaagtcattcttgaagaaTTTTAATTAATGaagcaagccacaacaaaagGAGTGacattttgtacaatttttcaaataagacgagtggtcaaacttgggaccaaaatatggagggagtatcacTTAAGTACCTCTTCCAAATTGATCCTCAAGTTTCTTGTTTCGTAATAAAATATTTTAGGGTTTTCTATTGCTCAAGTGAAATCTAATTCTGTATATTTTTAATTCTTGTGTCCTCAATTACACGTATTCCTTTCCACTTCCATTGCTATCTCCGCGTTTTCTATTGTGTAAAATTCAACCTCAAAGTCTAAATACGAGGTTAAGTTGTATTAGTTCATCTGCGCATGTTTGGCCAAACAAAACCTGAAAGATGGATCATataaaccaaaacagttattaCAAGGTAACAAACCAAACACATATTTTATAAAACTAATCTATtacaagaaaatgaaaaaaaggattCACTGTTTCcatatcacaaaaaaaaaaagaaaaagtgacCCACACCCACCGCAGACTTCTAAAGCCCTGTACTCATTCACTGGTAGATCATAATCACGGAAATAAACACTACAGAACATTTGAAGAACACAGAAATAGGAAAACCTGTAGGTATTATAAAACAAAGGGGAAATCATTTAGCCAGTACCTCTGGTAGGTCTGAATGTACCCCTCAAGAGCTTCACCAGCTTTCTGAATAATACCAACTAGTGCATGTGCCGTCAGAAGGGCTTCCTTCTTGTTTTGCAGCATCTGAAGCGCCTTGCCATTTTTCCCCTCTTGAACCATAGCTAACCCCTTACGGTGTAGGGAGTCAAGAGCTTCATCAATGCGGGTTTTAACAATATCAAAACCATTCAAAGAAACCTCATGTTCTGTAAGAAAGGCATCAGCTTCGCGACTTCTATGGACGGTACCAACTAGAGCACGTGCTGTAAGAAGGGCTTCCTTCTTGTCTTTCAGCTTCTTAAGCGCCTTgcctttttttccttcttcaaCCATAGCTAACACCTCAAGATGTAGGGTGTCAAGAGCTTCATCAATGTTGCTTTTAACAATATCAAACCCATTCAGAGAGACCTGGCTGGAGCTCTTGTTAAGGCAGCCACGGAGCTGCTTCTGAGCTGCCAGCAGCAAAATTGCAGCCTCAACAAGCTTCTCCGTACGAATGTAATTCCATACCTCATCGACAAGGCTGTCTATTTGTTTGGCAATTAATCTAGTAGTGTCCAAGAACATCTTCTGCGAGTGGCAATAACATgggaaaaaatatattaaactaGAAAGCTGCTGGTTATATTGTCGGATGCATGGGTGGATGGGTGCAGCAAAGGGGAACTGATTGGGGGCTAgtatatcaaataaattaaatgctCTGGCAGTAGATATGAACAAACCATCTCAGGCAGacagaggagg
This genomic interval carries:
- the LOC120674458 gene encoding uncharacterized protein LOC120674458, which produces MGDGNSPPDASRPTPSEEDYGSWTWKQKFEDLIACDPSRNIMPKHPESASYIKKKLEEMFGKYLGTVSPKQRPAYEKDSLKELNYVCNCFSRFMGLREFLYPEILSTMASYNALRCARMALKGGAPFRGRRADPNGRHRSGFTPLHVAAENFSVDMVKLLFRHGASANIRTKGEDVVEGLLPLHVAVENASMHKYLEDHWAEGDHIVNLVLLLCLPEMKMFLDTTRLIAKQIDSLVDEVWNYIRTEKLVEAAILLLAAQKQLRGCLNKSSSQVSLNGFDIVKSNIDEALDTLHLEVLAMVEEGKKGKALKKLKDKKEALLTARALVGTVHRSREADAFLTEHEVSLNGFDIVKTRIDEALDSLHRKGLAMVQEGKNGKALQMLQNKKEALLTAHALVGIIQKAGEALEGYIQTYQSVYFRDYDLPVNEYRALEVSHEEIVEHVSSLLTSKGIVYSGKGIDTGNLECYQYGAVPIYMSRSESGDCEQTNETDKSSSKLRMALIKHPPKGLAIKEVRNMFFPYWKSVLSHGSMVKMVPSCQPSRKDLLSAEASKKGTKKSMGNPGSMVLVWPQLASNYESRRIFFEKGNFIDFKHNTSS